One region of Catenuloplanes indicus genomic DNA includes:
- a CDS encoding DUF4240 domain-containing protein translates to MDERSFWTAVALLSAEELDAAVATLTAELAGRPINEITAFADHLAVVVHAIDTPAHAAYVPGGAEVFLAARCAVVAAGRDTYLRVFGDPPAIAEFASPGAEWLLAVPANAFERATGLAWTHEPPVSVETGSNPLWSPITADDTDEETWLTYGGGLHTVLGTRPAYDATMQVLIAAVDADPRWCRWWSRAGVHTLDLAPLWSDGDAPGVTVRRGAQRVVVDAIMDPRGFTRTDRAFLRELARADLLTMLEAVRSALDLDPLPSLPRTPDLPDMPDSFAPGQELPRLDVDEVVRFAEEVGGVDLEELRPVLHMLATDPPL, encoded by the coding sequence ATGGATGAGCGTTCGTTCTGGACCGCTGTCGCGCTGCTGTCGGCGGAGGAGCTGGACGCCGCGGTCGCCACGCTCACCGCCGAGCTGGCCGGCCGGCCGATCAACGAGATCACCGCGTTCGCGGACCACCTGGCCGTGGTCGTGCACGCGATCGACACACCCGCGCACGCCGCGTACGTACCCGGCGGCGCGGAGGTGTTCCTGGCGGCCCGGTGCGCGGTGGTGGCGGCCGGCCGGGACACGTACCTGCGGGTGTTCGGCGACCCACCGGCGATCGCGGAGTTCGCGAGTCCCGGCGCGGAGTGGCTGCTCGCGGTGCCGGCGAACGCGTTCGAGCGGGCGACCGGCCTGGCCTGGACGCACGAGCCGCCGGTCAGCGTGGAGACCGGCAGCAACCCGCTCTGGTCGCCGATCACGGCGGACGACACGGACGAGGAGACCTGGCTGACGTACGGCGGCGGCCTGCACACCGTGCTCGGCACCCGACCCGCCTACGACGCCACCATGCAGGTGCTGATCGCGGCCGTGGACGCGGACCCGCGCTGGTGCCGCTGGTGGTCCCGGGCCGGCGTGCACACGCTCGACCTGGCACCGCTGTGGAGCGACGGCGACGCACCCGGCGTGACCGTGCGCCGCGGCGCCCAGCGCGTGGTGGTCGACGCGATCATGGATCCGCGTGGCTTCACCCGCACCGACCGCGCGTTCCTGCGCGAGCTGGCCCGCGCCGACCTGCTCACCATGCTGGAGGCGGTCCGGTCCGCGCTCGACCTCGACCCGCTGCCGTCCCTCCCGCGCACCCCCGACCTGCCGGACATGCCCGACTCGTTCGCCCCCGGCCAGGAGCTCCCCCGTCTCGACGTCGACGAGGTGGTCCGCTTCGCCGAGGAGGTCGGCGGCGTCGACCTGGAAGAACTCCGCCCGGTCCTGCACATGCTCGCCACCGACCCACCGCTCTAA
- a CDS encoding FAD-dependent oxidoreductase produces MAATSPDAGVRLLDGIEASRDRTTPAEYAAALPGYRRCAPSELPTGFTVGWRYRAPVVDIPVYLKYLQRRFKAAGGTISIGYARRLAAAAPVVVNCTGLGAAKFVPDPAVTPIRGQLAVVANPGLTEFFAEHTDDLREVTYLLPQGPVLLLGGSAEHGRADVAEDAAVAARIRARCALIDPRIADLPFLGHRIGIRSARPGAGGA; encoded by the coding sequence TTGGCCGCGACGTCACCGGACGCCGGCGTCCGCCTGCTCGACGGCATCGAGGCCTCCCGCGACCGCACCACCCCGGCGGAGTACGCAGCCGCGCTACCCGGATACCGCCGCTGCGCACCGTCGGAGCTGCCGACCGGCTTCACGGTCGGCTGGCGTTACCGCGCGCCCGTCGTCGACATACCGGTCTACCTCAAGTACCTGCAGCGCCGGTTCAAGGCGGCCGGCGGCACGATCTCGATCGGGTACGCGCGCCGCCTGGCCGCCGCGGCGCCGGTCGTAGTTAACTGCACCGGCCTGGGCGCGGCGAAGTTCGTGCCAGACCCGGCCGTCACGCCGATCCGCGGGCAGCTCGCCGTGGTGGCGAACCCGGGCCTCACCGAGTTCTTCGCCGAGCACACCGACGACCTGCGCGAGGTGACGTACCTGCTGCCCCAGGGCCCGGTGCTGCTGCTCGGCGGCAGTGCCGAACACGGGCGGGCGGACGTCGCGGAGGACGCCGCGGTCGCCGCGCGGATTCGGGCCAGGTGCGCGCTGATCGACCCGCGGATCGCGGACCTGCCGTTTCTCGGGCACCGCATCGGCATCCGCTCGGCGCGACCCGGTGCGGGTGGAGCATGA